One genomic region from Pseudomonas hormoni encodes:
- the rnc gene encoding ribonuclease III, which produces MSVSLSRLERQLGYTFKDQELMVLALTHRSFAGRNNERLEFLGDAILNFVAGEALFDRFPLAREGQLSRLRARLVKGETLAVLARGFDLGEYLRLGSGELKSGGFRRESILADALEALIGAIYLDAGMDVARERVLAWLAGEFEGLTLVDTNKDPKTRLQEFLQSRGCELPRYEVVDIQGEPHCRTFFVECEITLLNEKSRGQGVSRRIAEQVAAAAALIALGVENGND; this is translated from the coding sequence GTGAGCGTCTCCTTAAGCCGTCTAGAGCGTCAGCTCGGCTACACCTTCAAGGATCAGGAACTGATGGTCCTGGCCCTGACTCACCGCAGCTTTGCCGGGCGCAACAACGAACGCCTGGAGTTCCTCGGTGATGCCATCCTCAACTTCGTTGCTGGCGAGGCTTTGTTCGATCGCTTCCCGCTGGCCCGCGAAGGCCAGTTGTCGCGATTGCGCGCACGCCTGGTGAAAGGTGAGACCCTGGCTGTGCTGGCTCGAGGTTTCGATCTGGGCGAGTACTTGCGTCTGGGTTCCGGCGAGTTGAAAAGCGGCGGTTTCCGTCGCGAGTCGATTCTGGCCGATGCCCTGGAAGCGCTGATCGGTGCGATCTACCTGGACGCGGGCATGGACGTGGCGCGCGAGCGCGTGCTGGCCTGGCTGGCCGGAGAGTTCGAAGGCCTGACGCTGGTCGACACCAACAAAGATCCAAAAACCCGCTTGCAGGAATTTCTGCAATCGCGTGGTTGTGAGCTGCCGCGTTACGAAGTGGTGGATATCCAGGGTGAGCCGCATTGCCGGACGTTCTTCGTCGAATGTGAAATCACCTTACTGAATGAAAAAAGCCGAGGTCAGGGTGTGAGTCGTCGTATTGCCGAACAGGTAGCGGCCGCCGCAGCACTGATTGCCCTGGGTGTGGAGAATGGCAATGACTGA
- the lepB gene encoding signal peptidase I, with protein sequence MSLNFPLLLVIAVFVCGLLALLDLVFLAPRRRAAIASYQGSVSQPDGVVVEKLNKEPLLVEYGKSFFPVLFIVLVLRSFLVEPFQIPSGSMKPTLDVGDFILVNKFSYGIRLPVIDRKVIEVGDPQRGDVMVFRYPSDPNVNYIKRVVGLPGDQIRYTADKRLFVNGESIAEQLVGSEPGTLGSAELYKEKLGAAEHLIRKEMSRYRASPDHTWTVPAGHYFMMGDNRDNSNDSRYWDDPSIPKDLLGMVPDKNIVGKAFAVWMSWPEPKLSHLPNFSRVGLIK encoded by the coding sequence ATGTCACTAAATTTCCCGCTGTTGCTGGTCATCGCCGTGTTCGTCTGCGGCCTGTTGGCGTTGCTCGATCTGGTTTTCCTGGCGCCGCGTCGGCGTGCCGCCATTGCCTCCTATCAGGGCAGCGTCAGCCAGCCTGATGGGGTGGTGGTCGAAAAACTGAACAAAGAGCCGTTGCTGGTCGAATACGGCAAGTCGTTCTTCCCGGTGTTGTTCATCGTGCTGGTGCTGCGTTCGTTCCTGGTGGAACCGTTCCAGATTCCTTCCGGCTCGATGAAACCGACCCTGGATGTCGGCGACTTCATTCTGGTGAACAAGTTTTCCTACGGGATCCGCCTGCCGGTGATCGACAGGAAAGTCATCGAAGTCGGTGATCCGCAGCGCGGCGACGTGATGGTGTTCCGCTACCCAAGCGATCCGAACGTCAACTACATCAAGCGTGTGGTTGGCCTGCCGGGCGACCAGATTCGCTACACCGCCGACAAGCGTCTGTTCGTCAACGGCGAGTCGATTGCCGAGCAATTGGTCGGCTCCGAGCCGGGCACACTGGGCAGCGCAGAGCTCTACAAGGAAAAACTCGGCGCCGCCGAGCACCTGATCCGCAAGGAAATGAGCCGCTATCGCGCATCGCCGGACCACACGTGGACCGTGCCTGCCGGGCACTACTTCATGATGGGCGACAACCGCGACAACTCGAACGACAGTCGCTACTGGGATGATCCGAGCATTCCCAAGGATCTGCTGGGCATGGTTCCCGACAAGAATATCGTCGGCAAGGCCTTCGCAGTCTGGATGAGCTGGCCGGAACCCAAACTCAGTCACCTGCCGAATTTCTCGCGGGTTGGCCTGATCAAGTAA
- the recO gene encoding DNA repair protein RecO, protein MSTSPPPGQPAYVLHSRAYRESSALVDFLTPQGRLRAVLRSARGKAGTLARPFVPLEVEFRGRGELKNVGRMESAGVSTWLIGEALFSGLYLNELLIRLLPSEDPHPGVFDHYAATLLALAEGRPLEPLLRSFEWRLLDDLGYGFALNTDIHGESIAPDGLYRLQVDAGLERVYLLQPGLFNGTELLAMAEADWSAPGALSAAKRLMRQALAVHLGGRPLVSRELFRKP, encoded by the coding sequence ATGTCAACCAGCCCACCTCCCGGCCAACCCGCCTACGTCCTCCACTCCCGCGCCTACCGCGAAAGCAGCGCGCTGGTGGATTTCCTCACGCCGCAAGGTCGGCTGCGGGCGGTGTTGCGCAGTGCGCGGGGCAAGGCGGGGACGTTGGCGCGGCCGTTCGTGCCGCTGGAAGTCGAATTCCGGGGGCGGGGTGAGCTGAAGAACGTTGGCCGCATGGAAAGCGCCGGGGTTTCCACCTGGCTTATCGGTGAGGCGCTGTTCAGCGGCCTCTACCTCAATGAATTGCTGATTCGGCTGCTGCCCTCCGAAGATCCGCACCCCGGCGTTTTCGATCACTACGCCGCGACGTTGCTGGCCCTGGCCGAAGGTCGTCCGCTGGAGCCGTTGCTGCGTTCCTTCGAATGGCGGCTGCTTGATGATCTGGGTTACGGCTTCGCGTTGAACACCGACATCCACGGCGAGTCCATCGCGCCGGACGGCCTGTACCGTCTGCAAGTCGACGCGGGTCTGGAGCGGGTCTACCTGCTGCAACCCGGCCTGTTCAACGGCACCGAGTTGCTGGCCATGGCCGAAGCCGACTGGAGCGCCCCCGGCGCACTGTCCGCCGCCAAGCGCTTGATGCGTCAGGCATTGGCCGTTCACTTGGGCGGTCGTCCGCTGGTTTCCCGAGAGTTGTTTCGAAAGCCGTAA
- the lepA gene encoding translation elongation factor 4 encodes MSDLSHIRNFSIIAHIDHGKSTLADRFIQMCGGLAEREMEAQVLDSMDLERERGITIKAHSVTLYYTARDGIKYQLNFIDTPGHVDFTYEVSRSLAACEGALLVVDAGQGVEAQSVANCYTAIEQGLEVMPVLNKIDLPQADPERVKEEIEKIIGIDATDAVECSAKTGLGVDEVLERLVHTIPAPTGNIEDPLQALIIDSWFDNYLGVVSLVRVRHGRVKKGDKILVKSTGKIHLVDSVGVFNPKHTPTADLKAGEVGFIIASIKDIHGAPVGDTLTLSSTPDVDVLPGFKRIQPQVYAGLFPVSSDDFEDFREALQKLTLNDSSLQYTPESSDALGFGFRCGFLGMLHMEIIQERLEREYDLDLITTAPTVIFELLLKTGETIYVDNPSKLPDLSSIEDMREPIVRANILVPQEHLGNVITLCIEKRGVQHDMLFLGTQVQVTYDLPMNEVVLDFFDRLKSTSRGYASLDYHFDRYQSASLVKLDVLINGDKVDALALIVHRDNANYKGRQLTEKMKELIPRQMFDVAIQAAIGGQIVARTTVKALRKNVLAKCYGGDVSRKKKLLEKQKAGKKRMKQVGNVEIPQEAFLAVLRLDS; translated from the coding sequence GTGAGTGATTTGAGTCATATCCGCAATTTCTCCATCATCGCCCACATTGACCATGGCAAGTCGACGCTGGCCGATCGCTTCATCCAGATGTGCGGCGGCCTTGCCGAGCGCGAAATGGAAGCCCAGGTGCTGGACTCCATGGACCTGGAACGTGAACGCGGGATCACCATCAAGGCCCACAGCGTCACCCTGTATTACACCGCTCGCGATGGCATCAAGTACCAGCTGAACTTCATTGACACCCCCGGCCACGTTGACTTCACCTATGAAGTAAGCCGGTCGCTGGCAGCCTGTGAAGGTGCATTGCTGGTGGTCGATGCCGGTCAGGGCGTAGAAGCGCAGTCGGTTGCCAACTGCTACACGGCGATCGAGCAGGGCCTGGAAGTGATGCCGGTCCTGAACAAGATCGACCTGCCACAGGCCGATCCGGAGCGCGTCAAGGAAGAAATCGAAAAAATCATCGGCATCGATGCCACCGACGCAGTCGAGTGCTCGGCCAAGACGGGCCTGGGCGTCGATGAAGTGCTCGAGCGTCTGGTTCACACCATTCCTGCGCCGACCGGCAACATCGAAGATCCGCTGCAAGCGTTGATCATCGATTCCTGGTTCGACAACTACCTGGGCGTTGTTTCCCTGGTACGCGTGCGCCACGGTCGTGTGAAGAAGGGCGACAAGATCCTGGTCAAATCCACCGGCAAGATCCACCTGGTGGACAGCGTCGGTGTATTCAACCCGAAACACACCCCAACCGCTGACCTGAAGGCCGGTGAAGTGGGCTTCATCATTGCCAGCATCAAGGACATCCATGGTGCGCCAGTGGGCGACACCCTGACCTTGAGCTCGACGCCAGACGTCGACGTTCTGCCCGGCTTCAAACGCATTCAGCCGCAGGTCTACGCCGGTTTGTTCCCGGTCAGCTCCGACGACTTCGAAGACTTCCGCGAAGCCCTGCAAAAGCTCACGCTCAACGATTCGTCCCTGCAGTACACCCCGGAAAGTTCCGACGCCCTGGGCTTCGGCTTCCGTTGCGGGTTCCTCGGCATGCTGCACATGGAAATCATCCAGGAGCGCCTGGAGCGCGAGTACGACCTGGACCTGATCACCACGGCGCCGACGGTAATTTTCGAACTGTTGCTGAAAACCGGTGAAACGATTTACGTCGATAACCCGTCGAAGCTTCCAGACCTGTCCTCGATCGAAGACATGCGTGAACCGATCGTGCGGGCCAATATCCTTGTGCCGCAAGAGCACCTGGGCAACGTCATTACCCTGTGCATCGAGAAGCGTGGCGTGCAGCACGACATGCTGTTCCTCGGAACTCAGGTCCAGGTGACCTACGATTTGCCGATGAACGAAGTGGTCCTGGACTTCTTCGACCGACTGAAATCCACCAGCCGCGGCTATGCTTCGCTGGATTACCATTTCGATCGTTATCAATCGGCTAGTCTGGTGAAACTGGATGTGCTGATCAACGGTGACAAGGTCGACGCCCTGGCGCTGATCGTGCACCGCGACAATGCGAACTACAAAGGTCGCCAGTTGACCGAGAAGATGAAAGAACTGATTCCACGGCAGATGTTCGACGTGGCAATCCAGGCCGCCATTGGCGGTCAGATTGTGGCGCGGACAACCGTCAAGGCACTCAGAAAGAACGTATTGGCCAAATGCTACGGCGGTGACGTCAGCCGTAAGAAAAAACTGCTGGAAAAGCAAAAGGCCGGTAAGAAACGCATGAAGCAAGTCGGCAACGTGGAAATTCCACAAGAAGCCTTCCTTGCAGTGCTCAGGTTGGATAGTTAG
- the era gene encoding GTPase Era, which translates to MTDSTATRCGYVAIVGRPNVGKSTLLNHILGQKLAITSRKPQTTRHNMLGIKTEGAVQAIYVDTPGMHKGGEKALNRYMNKTASAALKDVDVVIFVVDRTKWTDEDQMVLERVQYVTGPLIVALNKTDRIEDKSELMPHLTWLQEQLPNAQIMPISAQHGHNLDTLERVIAEHLPENDHFFPEDQITDRSSRFLAAELVREKIMRQLGAELPYQITVEIEEFKQQGKTLHIHALILVERDGQKKIIIGDKGERIKRIGTEARKDMELLFDSKIMLNLWVKVKGGWSDDERALRSLGYGDL; encoded by the coding sequence ATGACTGATTCAACCGCAACACGCTGTGGCTATGTTGCCATCGTCGGCCGTCCCAACGTGGGCAAGTCCACGCTGCTGAACCACATCCTCGGCCAGAAGCTGGCGATTACCTCGCGCAAGCCGCAAACCACCCGCCACAACATGCTGGGCATCAAGACCGAAGGCGCCGTCCAGGCGATCTACGTCGACACCCCGGGCATGCACAAGGGCGGCGAAAAGGCCTTGAACCGCTACATGAACAAGACCGCTTCGGCGGCGTTGAAAGACGTCGACGTGGTGATCTTCGTGGTTGACCGCACCAAGTGGACCGACGAAGACCAGATGGTCCTCGAGCGCGTCCAGTACGTGACCGGCCCGCTGATCGTGGCACTGAACAAGACCGACCGCATCGAAGACAAATCCGAGCTGATGCCCCACCTGACCTGGTTGCAGGAACAGCTGCCGAACGCGCAGATCATGCCGATCTCGGCGCAGCACGGGCACAACCTCGACACGCTGGAGCGGGTGATCGCCGAGCACCTGCCGGAAAACGATCACTTCTTCCCGGAAGACCAGATCACCGACCGCAGCAGTCGCTTCCTCGCCGCCGAACTGGTGCGTGAAAAAATCATGCGTCAGCTGGGCGCCGAGCTGCCGTACCAGATCACCGTGGAAATCGAAGAGTTCAAGCAGCAGGGCAAAACCCTGCACATCCATGCCTTGATCCTCGTCGAGCGCGATGGCCAGAAGAAAATCATCATTGGTGACAAGGGCGAGCGCATCAAGCGCATCGGCACCGAGGCGCGCAAAGACATGGAGCTGCTGTTCGACTCCAAGATCATGCTTAACCTCTGGGTGAAAGTGAAAGGCGGCTGGTCCGATGACGAGCGCGCGCTGCGTTCGCTGGGTTATGGCGACCTGTAA